In Felis catus isolate Fca126 chromosome E1, F.catus_Fca126_mat1.0, whole genome shotgun sequence, the following proteins share a genomic window:
- the CCDC182 gene encoding coiled-coil domain-containing protein 182, with translation MEPLYRAGSILMKVNTLQGKKMVESGLQSGDFSLPQSWPSCFPPPADLEILQQKVAGVQRELADFKKEALQAIRDLEVAFCELNGALAQQEEQAARVKQRLREEEDRGVVRNKVLTFLLPREKQLWEHCRRLERMLLGSNRDALASPRKIQAN, from the coding sequence ATGGAACCACTCTATCGGGCTGGGTCCATCCTCATGAAGGTGAACACTTTACAAGGGAAGAAGATGGTGGAGAGCGGCCTCCAGTCCGGAGACTTTTCCCTCCCTCAGTCGTGGCCTTCCTGCTTCCCGCCGCCAGCGGACCTGGAGATCCTGCAGCAGAAGGTGGCCGGGGTGCAGCGGGAGCTGGCGGACTTCAAGAAGGAGGCGCTGCAGGCCATCCGTGACCTGGAGGTCGCCTTCTGCGAGCTGAACGGCGCGCTGGCGCAGCAGGAGGAGCAGGCGGCCCGCGTGAAGCAGCggctcagggaggaggaggaccgCGGCGTCGTGCGGAATAAGGTCCTCACCTTCCTGCTGCCCCGCGAGAAGCAGCTCTGGGAACACTGCAGGCGGCTGGAGCGCATGCTGCTGGGCTCCAACCGCGACGCGCTGGCCAGTCCCAGGAAGATCCAGGCAAACTGA